A stretch of Cicer arietinum cultivar CDC Frontier isolate Library 1 chromosome 5, Cicar.CDCFrontier_v2.0, whole genome shotgun sequence DNA encodes these proteins:
- the LOC101499384 gene encoding RING-H2 finger protein ATL2, producing the protein MQPQSNSNSPIKPMNSLTQFFQNIFSDNSNIMLAAIISLLLVILFVLLLHLYAKWFLAQAHSQAQARRRRRRRTTVTVSDVLGPARFHHFHSFNIEDSPLSTKGLDSSIIASIPLFIYAEENSNDEMKQELECVICLSGFENGEMGRCLPKCGHGFHVECIDMWLISHSNCPICRAPIVHDSSSSVVVVDDDDSSFVEIVIDETTSSEVRESEQGNGNNNGSVVVSDSVSETSSSLFGCSLKTVFSKVFKSCNVNESHV; encoded by the coding sequence ATGCAACCACAATCTAATTCTAACTCACCCATCAAACCAATGAACTCACTcactcaattttttcaaaacattttCTCAGATAACAGCAACATAATGTTAGCTGCTATAATTTCCTTATTACTTGTCATTCTCTTTGTTCTTCTCCTTCATCTTTATGCCAAATGGTTCTTAGCACAAGCACATTCACAAGCACAAGCTCGTCGCCGCCGTCGTCGGAGAACAACCGTAACCGTCTCCGATGTCTTAGGTCCTGCAAGGTTCCACCATTTTCACAGCTTCAACATTGAAGACTCACCACTTTCTACAAAGGGTCTTGATTCTTCCATCATTGCTTCCATTCCTCTGTTCATTTATGCAGAGGAAAATAGCAATGATGAAATGAAACAAGAACTTGAATGTGTGATTTGTTTGAGTGGTTTTGAAAATGGTGAAATGGGAAGGTGTTTGCCAAAATGTGGACATGGTTTTCATGTTGAGTGTATTGATATGTGGTTGATTTCACATTCTAATTGTCCTATTTGTAGAGCTCCAATTGTTCATGATTCTTCTTCaagtgttgttgttgttgatgatgatgattctAGTTTTGTTGAAATTGTGATTGATGAAACTACAAGTTCTGAGGTTAGAGAAAGTGAACAAGGGAATGGTAATAATAATGGAAGTGTGGTAGTGAGTGATTCTGTTTCTGaaacttcttcttctttgttTGGTTGCTCTTTGAAGACAGTGTTCAGCAAAGTTTTTAAATCTTGTAATGTAAATGAATCACATGTTTGA